The Halobellus sp. MBLA0158 genome has a window encoding:
- the lpdA gene encoding dihydrolipoyl dehydrogenase gives MVMGDIATATDLLVIGAGPGGYVAAIRGAQLGLDTTLVEKDAYGGTCLNRGCIPSKAFIHGADVAHEAANAEELGIHADPAVDMRQMQEWKSGVVDQLTSGVEKLCKANGVALLEGTAAFEDEHTARIAHGGEGQGMETVEFDQAIIATGSRPLQIPGFDFDDDPVLSSAELLQMESVPDSLVVVGAGYIGMELSTMLAKLGTDVTVVEMLDDVLPMYEDDIKRIVRSRAEDLGVEFHFGEGATGWEEAGDGVVVSTETEDGEVSEYAGDAVLVAVGRQPVTDTLELESIGLEPNENGFIETDDRARTDVENVFAIGDVAGEPMLAHAASAEGIVAAEVAAGEPDALDQQAIPAAVFTDPEIATVGLTEAEAEAEGFEPVVGEMPLRASGRALSMNESEGFVRVVADEASGIVLGGQLVGPNASELVAEVALAVEMSATLEDVAGTVHTHPTLAEAVMEAAENAQGQAIHTLNR, from the coding sequence ATGGTAATGGGCGACATCGCGACGGCGACGGACCTCCTCGTCATCGGTGCGGGACCGGGCGGGTACGTCGCCGCGATCCGCGGCGCACAGCTCGGACTGGACACGACCCTCGTCGAGAAGGACGCCTACGGCGGCACCTGTCTCAACCGCGGCTGCATCCCCTCGAAGGCGTTCATCCACGGCGCCGACGTCGCACACGAGGCCGCGAACGCCGAGGAACTGGGCATCCACGCCGACCCCGCCGTGGATATGCGCCAGATGCAGGAGTGGAAGTCCGGCGTCGTCGACCAACTCACGAGCGGCGTCGAGAAACTCTGTAAGGCCAACGGCGTCGCGCTCCTGGAGGGCACGGCCGCCTTCGAGGACGAACACACCGCGCGGATCGCCCACGGCGGCGAGGGGCAGGGTATGGAGACCGTCGAGTTCGACCAGGCGATCATCGCGACCGGGTCGCGGCCCCTCCAGATTCCCGGCTTCGACTTCGACGACGACCCCGTGCTCTCCTCGGCGGAACTCCTCCAGATGGAGTCGGTCCCGGACAGCCTCGTCGTCGTCGGCGCGGGCTACATCGGGATGGAGCTATCGACGATGCTCGCGAAGCTCGGGACCGACGTGACCGTCGTCGAGATGCTGGACGACGTGCTGCCGATGTACGAGGACGACATCAAGCGGATCGTCCGCTCGCGCGCCGAGGACCTCGGCGTCGAGTTCCACTTCGGCGAGGGCGCGACCGGCTGGGAGGAGGCGGGCGACGGCGTGGTCGTCTCGACCGAGACCGAAGACGGCGAGGTGTCGGAGTACGCCGGCGACGCCGTCCTCGTCGCGGTCGGGCGCCAGCCCGTCACCGACACGCTCGAACTGGAGTCGATCGGCCTGGAGCCGAACGAGAACGGCTTCATCGAGACCGACGACCGCGCCCGGACCGACGTCGAGAACGTCTTCGCGATCGGCGACGTGGCGGGCGAGCCGATGCTCGCGCACGCGGCCAGCGCCGAGGGCATCGTCGCCGCCGAGGTCGCCGCGGGCGAGCCGGACGCGCTCGACCAGCAGGCGATCCCCGCCGCGGTGTTTACAGATCCCGAGATCGCGACGGTCGGGCTGACCGAGGCGGAGGCCGAAGCAGAGGGCTTCGAGCCCGTGGTCGGCGAGATGCCGCTACGGGCCAGCGGCCGCGCGCTCTCGATGAACGAGTCCGAGGGCTTCGTCCGGGTGGTCGCCGACGAGGCGAGCGGCATCGTCCTGGGCGGCCAGCTCGTCGGTCCCAACGCCTCCGAGCTCGTCGCGGAGGTCGCCCTCGCCGTCGAGATGAGCGCGACGCTCGAAGACGTCGCCGGCACGGTCCACACGCATCCGACGCTCGCCGAGGCCGTGATGGAGGCCGCCGAGAACGCGCAGGGCCAGGCGATCCACACGCTGAACCGCTGA
- a CDS encoding thiamine pyrophosphate-dependent enzyme, with the protein MSDRASDRRVPSAVGNGDGEVAVLSQADLAVPTHQIVEPDGSYDPEVVPDLSEEELCDLYRWMVTDRVFSRRMVNIQRRGELGTFGSTRGQEASIIGSAFTLEPQDWLYVGRAWTPMFMRGASMDDMIRFWRGIEEGQQAFAKQNSQIAISIGSHVPLVAGLAWGMQLDDADAVATAYIGDGATSTGAAHEGINLAGALSLPALFFCQNNQYAISMPVDEQTGAKTLAQKALAYGIDAIRVDGQDVLAVYDAVQTARERVKNGTPVFVESVTYRLDAHTTSDDPTRYREDEEVRAWEENDPIERYRSFLKSEGLWSQIDHDAIVEDIEAEFDAALAAANEMAERQVAEIFAHVYEELPPELSRQQEAFEALLEKRPEMYDHIEQRPKG; encoded by the coding sequence ATGAGCGACAGAGCATCAGACAGGCGAGTACCGTCGGCTGTCGGCAACGGCGACGGAGAGGTGGCGGTCCTGAGCCAGGCGGACCTCGCGGTGCCCACCCACCAGATCGTCGAGCCCGACGGGTCCTACGACCCCGAGGTGGTCCCCGACCTCTCCGAGGAGGAACTGTGCGACCTCTACCGCTGGATGGTGACCGATCGGGTGTTTTCCCGCCGGATGGTGAACATCCAGCGCCGCGGCGAGCTGGGCACCTTCGGCTCGACCCGCGGACAGGAAGCGAGCATCATCGGGAGCGCGTTCACGCTGGAACCGCAGGACTGGCTGTACGTCGGCCGCGCGTGGACGCCGATGTTTATGCGCGGCGCGTCGATGGACGACATGATCCGCTTTTGGCGCGGGATCGAAGAGGGCCAGCAGGCGTTCGCGAAGCAGAACTCCCAGATCGCGATCTCGATCGGCTCGCACGTCCCCCTGGTCGCCGGACTGGCGTGGGGGATGCAGCTGGACGACGCCGACGCCGTCGCGACCGCGTACATCGGCGACGGGGCGACGAGCACCGGCGCGGCCCACGAGGGCATCAACCTCGCGGGCGCGCTCTCGCTGCCGGCGCTGTTCTTCTGCCAGAACAATCAGTACGCGATCTCGATGCCGGTCGACGAACAGACCGGCGCGAAGACGCTCGCGCAGAAGGCGCTGGCGTACGGCATCGACGCGATCCGGGTCGACGGCCAGGACGTCCTCGCGGTCTACGACGCGGTCCAGACCGCCCGCGAGCGGGTGAAGAACGGCACGCCCGTGTTCGTCGAGTCGGTCACCTACCGGCTGGACGCCCACACCACGAGCGACGATCCGACGCGCTACCGCGAGGACGAGGAGGTCCGAGCCTGGGAGGAAAACGACCCCATCGAGCGCTACCGCTCCTTCCTGAAGTCGGAGGGGCTGTGGTCCCAGATCGACCACGACGCCATCGTCGAGGACATCGAAGCCGAGTTCGACGCGGCGCTGGCGGCGGCCAACGAGATGGCTGAGCGGCAGGTCGCCGAGATCTTCGCGCACGTCTACGAGGAGCTCCCGCCGGAGCTGTCCCGGCAGCAGGAGGCGTTCGAGGCGTTGCTAGAAAAGCGACCCGAGATGTACGACCACATCGAACAGCGGCCCAAGGGATGA
- a CDS encoding tripartite tricarboxylate transporter TctB family protein yields MGKSDSLSRASSRVNSEQVMLMIMLLVAGYMFIGSYDFSWAAAFFPRFMAAMTIIGASLLLFRNYLPGFLQQYVTTSVSIVNEDVRAESTEEIAEEAAQRAKAEQAEAEPSEDLLWGSNPGLITVLLMAGYILASFLVGMLWMTPVFVFAYLVWFRVRLSYAAILSAVSFVLAYTFMTVLLLDIDGGILFEGGLL; encoded by the coding sequence ATGGGAAAATCAGACAGTCTCTCACGTGCGTCGTCGCGGGTGAACTCCGAGCAGGTGATGCTGATGATTATGCTCCTCGTCGCTGGGTATATGTTCATCGGCTCCTACGATTTCAGCTGGGCGGCTGCCTTCTTTCCACGGTTTATGGCGGCGATGACCATTATTGGTGCGTCGCTCCTACTGTTCCGAAATTATCTTCCCGGCTTCCTTCAGCAGTACGTTACGACTTCTGTGAGCATTGTCAACGAGGACGTCCGCGCGGAGTCGACCGAAGAGATCGCAGAGGAGGCCGCGCAACGAGCAAAGGCAGAGCAGGCAGAAGCGGAGCCGTCTGAGGACCTGCTTTGGGGTTCGAACCCCGGTCTCATCACAGTGCTGTTGATGGCCGGGTACATCCTTGCGTCCTTCTTGGTAGGTATGCTGTGGATGACCCCTGTGTTCGTCTTCGCCTATCTCGTCTGGTTCCGCGTTCGCTTGAGCTACGCGGCGATCTTATCCGCGGTGTCGTTCGTACTCGCGTATACCTTTATGACCGTCCTGCTGCTCGATATCGATGGCGGGATACTCTTTGAGGGAGGGCTGCTGTGA
- a CDS encoding mandelate racemase/muconate lactonizing enzyme family protein translates to MRITDVSANAYEIPVQLPLLDSTEDTAVVFATVETADGVVGYGETGYLNPRATADFINNEIAEEIVGMDPRETNRIWDTLYEKYNPRSQTGVWSTAVSAVDIALWDIKGKHYGEPVWRLLGGARSEVPAYVTFGFADYDIEQLRTAAENLVDNGAERLKMVVAATESATPRTDADRVRAVREAAGDDVELMIDANYGYSLPEALELSNRIEDQHIAWFEEPVYGNDVDLLSTLRERTRIPIAAGQNEGHAFRHRDLIEGGAVDISHPNVAFVGGFTEARRVAGIAKANNVRVANGGGWPFQNMHLQGGVSNGCRVEFHVPVWEANKRLYESLPEPEGGTVSLPERPGLGLHPDEEALESLDTLD, encoded by the coding sequence ATGAGAATCACTGACGTAAGCGCCAACGCGTACGAGATCCCCGTGCAGCTTCCGTTACTCGACTCCACAGAAGATACTGCTGTCGTGTTCGCGACGGTGGAGACCGCCGACGGCGTCGTTGGCTACGGCGAGACAGGCTATCTTAATCCCCGCGCAACGGCGGATTTCATCAACAATGAGATAGCCGAGGAAATCGTGGGGATGGACCCACGCGAGACCAATCGGATATGGGATACCCTCTACGAGAAGTACAACCCCCGCTCCCAGACTGGTGTTTGGAGCACCGCCGTGAGCGCGGTTGACATCGCTCTTTGGGATATCAAAGGGAAGCACTACGGCGAACCCGTGTGGCGTCTTCTCGGCGGCGCGCGATCGGAAGTCCCTGCCTACGTCACCTTCGGATTCGCCGACTACGATATTGAACAGCTCCGGACCGCCGCGGAAAACCTCGTTGACAACGGCGCCGAACGGTTGAAGATGGTGGTTGCCGCCACCGAAAGCGCGACGCCACGGACCGACGCTGACCGCGTTCGCGCGGTCCGCGAGGCTGCGGGCGATGACGTCGAGCTGATGATAGATGCAAACTACGGATACTCTCTGCCAGAAGCGCTGGAGCTCAGCAACCGGATTGAGGACCAGCACATCGCTTGGTTCGAAGAGCCGGTCTACGGCAACGATGTCGACCTCCTATCGACGCTCCGGGAACGGACTCGGATCCCGATCGCTGCCGGACAGAACGAGGGCCACGCGTTCCGACACCGGGACCTGATCGAAGGCGGCGCTGTCGACATCAGTCACCCGAACGTCGCCTTCGTGGGTGGATTCACTGAGGCGCGGAGGGTTGCGGGGATCGCGAAGGCCAACAACGTGCGCGTCGCCAACGGAGGCGGCTGGCCGTTCCAGAATATGCACCTGCAGGGTGGTGTCTCCAACGGATGCCGCGTCGAGTTCCACGTCCCGGTATGGGAGGCAAACAAGCGGCTCTACGAGTCGCTCCCGGAACCCGAGGGTGGAACGGTCTCGCTTCCTGAGCGGCCCGGACTCGGGCTGCACCCAGATGAGGAGGCGCTTGAGAGCCTCGATACACTCGACTGA
- a CDS encoding universal stress protein produces MTILTAVDGETTPSEAVERGAELAAALGVEHVVLHVMPQDVFEEFRSAAGGSSSRSITTPASYGGGDARPHQEVDEYTIEDGERHATGVARDVVRGTLDDPADTVLMGRVGEPVEEILAEADRREADYLVIGGRKRSPTGKALFGSKTQSILLSADRPVVAVMAVE; encoded by the coding sequence ATGACGATACTGACAGCGGTCGACGGCGAGACGACCCCGAGCGAGGCTGTCGAGCGGGGCGCGGAGTTGGCGGCGGCGCTCGGCGTCGAACACGTCGTGCTCCACGTGATGCCGCAGGACGTCTTCGAGGAGTTCCGGTCGGCCGCCGGCGGCTCGTCGAGCCGGTCAATCACGACGCCGGCCTCCTACGGGGGTGGCGACGCCCGGCCGCACCAGGAAGTCGACGAGTACACGATCGAGGACGGAGAGCGCCACGCGACCGGCGTCGCCCGCGACGTCGTCCGCGGAACCCTCGACGACCCCGCCGACACGGTCTTGATGGGTCGCGTCGGCGAGCCCGTCGAGGAGATCCTGGCCGAGGCGGACCGGCGCGAGGCCGACTACCTCGTCATCGGCGGGCGGAAGCGCTCGCCCACGGGGAAGGCCCTCTTCGGGAGCAAGACCCAGTCGATCCTGCTCTCGGCCGATCGCCCCGTGGTCGCCGTGATGGCTGTGGAGTGA
- a CDS encoding tripartite tricarboxylate transporter permease, whose amino-acid sequence MEVAPLIRAFDIVTSWPTIGWILFGLLFGTVIGMIPGLGPNLGMAVVLPLTIKIDGISAVLLLISIYSGAMYGGSVAAILINAPGTAAAAATTFDGYPMSRQGRARDALSISAISSAFGGAFTILLLIFLSPLLVFIVLLFGSPEYFLIAILGLALITIVAEGSMVKGLTAGAFGLLLTSIGLPVMTAEPRYTLGLYELYNGIHFVVALIGVFAIGEMIKLANEQEGKIAQGDIEVEGSVLTGAKEVIYNPVTTIKSALIGGLIGAIPGAGASISNFISYGEAMRSNNEEGTFGNGDPKGVIASEAANNGTVSGSLIPTLSFGIPGSGSMAVLLGGLLMHGIRPGPDLFTTNLYVTQSIFLALLLGNIVILVAGVLLFTRAGIITRIDTTYIIPLVIIFAVLGSFSLRGNWFDVLSVFAFGVLGFYMSKHDYSIIALVLGIVLGTIVEENLYRSMQLSGDIPVFFTRPLSIVLIVAILAILFAPVIKNRWGRREATS is encoded by the coding sequence ATCGAAGTCGCTCCACTCATACGAGCGTTCGACATCGTCACTAGTTGGCCCACTATCGGTTGGATCCTGTTCGGTCTCCTGTTCGGGACCGTGATCGGGATGATACCCGGACTCGGCCCGAATCTTGGGATGGCGGTCGTCCTTCCGCTCACTATCAAGATCGACGGTATCTCCGCCGTTCTGCTGCTCATCAGTATCTACAGCGGGGCGATGTACGGAGGCAGCGTCGCAGCCATCCTTATCAACGCGCCGGGGACCGCCGCAGCGGCCGCGACAACGTTCGACGGATATCCGATGTCGAGACAGGGAAGAGCCCGCGACGCCCTGTCAATATCTGCAATCTCCTCAGCGTTCGGCGGGGCGTTCACGATTTTGCTCCTCATCTTCCTTTCTCCCCTGTTGGTGTTCATCGTCCTGCTCTTCGGCTCTCCTGAGTACTTCCTGATCGCAATCCTCGGGCTGGCGCTGATAACGATAGTCGCCGAAGGGTCGATGGTTAAGGGGTTGACTGCCGGCGCGTTCGGACTACTCTTGACGAGTATCGGACTCCCTGTGATGACCGCCGAACCCCGCTACACACTCGGGCTCTACGAGCTGTACAATGGCATTCACTTCGTCGTCGCCCTCATCGGCGTGTTCGCCATCGGCGAGATGATCAAACTTGCCAACGAACAGGAGGGGAAAATCGCTCAGGGTGACATAGAAGTCGAGGGTAGCGTCCTCACCGGCGCGAAGGAGGTAATCTACAACCCGGTTACGACAATCAAATCGGCGCTCATCGGTGGTCTAATTGGCGCCATTCCGGGAGCGGGCGCCTCCATCTCGAATTTCATCTCCTACGGGGAGGCAATGCGGTCGAATAACGAGGAGGGCACGTTCGGAAACGGGGATCCGAAAGGCGTCATCGCTTCGGAGGCAGCCAACAACGGAACTGTCTCGGGGTCTCTCATCCCGACGTTGTCGTTCGGGATTCCGGGTAGTGGTTCGATGGCCGTGCTGCTCGGCGGTCTCCTTATGCACGGCATTAGGCCCGGCCCAGACCTGTTCACGACAAACCTGTACGTGACTCAGAGCATCTTCCTCGCGCTTCTGCTAGGCAACATCGTTATCCTCGTCGCGGGAGTACTGCTGTTCACCCGAGCGGGGATCATCACCCGTATCGACACCACATACATCATTCCCCTCGTGATCATCTTCGCCGTGCTGGGGTCATTCAGCCTGCGCGGCAACTGGTTCGACGTCCTCTCGGTGTTCGCGTTCGGTGTCCTCGGATTCTATATGAGTAAACACGATTACTCAATCATCGCGCTCGTATTGGGAATTGTCCTCGGGACGATCGTTGAGGAGAACCTATACCGGTCGATGCAACTGAGCGGGGACATACCTGTCTTCTTCACACGTCCGCTCTCGATCGTCTTGATCGTCGCGATTCTCGCGATTCTCTTCGCCCCCGTGATCAAAAACCGGTGGGGGCGAAGAGAGGCGACGTCCTGA
- a CDS encoding alpha-ketoacid dehydrogenase subunit beta, protein MQATIVQAVNDALHGEMERDDRVVVFGEDVAESGGVFRATDDLLEEFGSDRVVDTPLSEIAIVGGATGMAMYGYRPVAEIQFSGFLPPAFDQLVTNASRIRWRTRGELTAPMVVRTPYGAGVRALEHHSESLEGAYAHIPGLKVVVPSTPADTKGLLTASIRDPDPVLFMEPKRIYRSVREEIPEGDHEVPLGEAAVRREGADVTVVGWGAMMPPTLEAVDDSDVDAEVIDLRTISPMDTETVAESVKKTGRCVVVHEGPRTLGVGSELVARINDEALMYLEAPIERVAGFDTQVPLLSMEDFYLPHPPRIRDGIERALSD, encoded by the coding sequence ATGCAGGCAACAATCGTTCAGGCGGTCAACGACGCACTGCACGGGGAGATGGAACGCGACGACCGGGTGGTCGTCTTCGGCGAGGACGTCGCCGAGAGCGGCGGCGTCTTCCGCGCCACCGACGACCTCCTCGAGGAGTTCGGGAGCGACCGCGTCGTCGACACGCCGCTGTCGGAGATCGCGATCGTCGGCGGCGCGACCGGGATGGCGATGTACGGCTACCGTCCGGTCGCGGAGATCCAGTTCTCGGGCTTTCTCCCGCCGGCGTTCGACCAGCTCGTCACGAACGCCAGCCGGATCCGCTGGCGGACCCGCGGCGAACTCACCGCCCCGATGGTGGTACGGACGCCGTACGGCGCGGGCGTCCGCGCGCTCGAACACCACTCCGAGAGCCTGGAGGGCGCTTACGCCCACATCCCCGGGCTCAAGGTGGTCGTGCCGAGCACGCCCGCGGACACGAAGGGCCTGCTCACGGCGTCGATCCGCGACCCCGACCCGGTGCTGTTTATGGAGCCCAAGCGGATCTACCGCTCCGTGCGCGAGGAGATCCCCGAGGGCGACCACGAGGTGCCGCTGGGCGAGGCGGCGGTCCGCCGCGAGGGCGCGGACGTCACCGTCGTCGGCTGGGGCGCGATGATGCCGCCGACGCTGGAGGCGGTCGACGACAGCGACGTCGACGCCGAGGTGATCGACCTCCGGACGATCTCGCCGATGGACACCGAGACGGTCGCGGAGTCGGTGAAGAAGACCGGCCGCTGCGTCGTCGTCCACGAGGGCCCGCGGACGCTCGGCGTCGGGAGCGAGCTCGTCGCGCGGATCAACGACGAGGCGCTGATGTACCTGGAGGCGCCGATCGAGCGCGTGGCCGGCTTCGACACCCAGGTCCCGCTGCTCTCGATGGAGGACTTCTACCTCCCGCACCCGCCGCGGATCCGCGACGGGATCGAGCGGGCGCTGTCGGACTGA
- a CDS encoding Bug family tripartite tricarboxylate transporter substrate binding protein — MSRSSRRKFLASVATTSVAGVAGCSGGGSDGGGGSTDSGSMDSGSGGSTEASGGSSSEFPDQRIRAIIPFGQGGGTDIYARKVWTKAADIAGVPVQFENITGAGGMRGGIELYNAEPDGYSVAPMNTPEVTTTLVDQTEFKLSEFRGIASHATTAMVVITNTEHNVENFEDFAGRYESGEFESIGGMSPGSPTHLIALLFKNDFEIPWENYVPYDGSGPVGQAVASGELPAGIVTETTAQSIEDTGNIDVVAALTSEGSAVFPDLEPHTEYGYPNIDYAGQIGRFFLTAPETPDERVQKLADLVEQAINSDELQSWSEETGNPLRFIGGPQYVDDLIKQAYEEIPEKVDIEQLRG; from the coding sequence ATGTCACGAAGTAGCAGACGTAAGTTTCTAGCATCGGTTGCCACCACCAGCGTCGCCGGCGTCGCCGGCTGTTCAGGAGGAGGTTCCGATGGTGGAGGGGGCTCCACGGATAGCGGCTCTATGGATAGTGGCTCGGGCGGAAGCACCGAAGCGAGCGGTGGGAGCAGCAGCGAGTTCCCCGACCAGCGGATCCGGGCGATCATCCCGTTCGGCCAGGGTGGCGGTACCGATATTTACGCCCGGAAGGTCTGGACGAAGGCGGCCGATATCGCAGGAGTCCCGGTCCAGTTCGAAAACATCACCGGCGCTGGAGGTATGCGCGGTGGCATCGAGCTCTACAACGCCGAGCCAGACGGTTACAGCGTCGCGCCGATGAATACTCCCGAGGTGACGACGACGCTCGTTGACCAGACGGAGTTCAAACTCTCCGAATTCCGGGGGATCGCGTCTCACGCAACGACGGCGATGGTTGTGATCACGAACACCGAACACAACGTCGAGAACTTCGAGGACTTCGCAGGGCGCTACGAGTCTGGAGAATTCGAATCCATCGGCGGGATGTCACCAGGAAGCCCGACGCACCTGATCGCCCTGCTATTCAAGAACGACTTCGAGATTCCGTGGGAGAACTACGTTCCCTACGACGGGTCGGGGCCAGTCGGACAGGCAGTGGCGAGTGGGGAATTGCCCGCGGGGATCGTCACGGAGACAACTGCGCAGAGCATCGAGGATACAGGCAACATCGACGTAGTCGCGGCACTGACGTCAGAGGGCAGCGCTGTTTTCCCTGATCTCGAACCTCACACGGAGTATGGTTACCCCAACATCGACTACGCCGGCCAGATTGGACGGTTCTTCCTCACCGCGCCGGAGACACCCGATGAACGCGTGCAGAAGCTCGCTGATCTCGTCGAACAGGCGATTAACTCGGACGAGCTCCAGAGTTGGTCTGAGGAAACTGGGAACCCCCTCCGGTTTATCGGCGGGCCGCAGTACGTTGATGACCTCATCAAACAGGCCTACGAGGAGATTCCGGAGAAGGTCGACATTGAACAGTTACGGGGATAA
- a CDS encoding 2-oxo acid dehydrogenase subunit E2, with the protein MVERTFELPDLGEGIAEGELVSWLVAAGDAVEEDQVIAEVETDKALVEIPSRYDGVVTELHYDEGETVPVDATFVTFEVDEGEGAAGTADAESEAEAAAESSTTDADETAESAGGDAAAEADAQTAADAEPESTAGDEEPSVPSGRVFASPSTRSLARELGVDIGRVEGTGPGGRVTASDVRAHAEGEAEASGTAATAGASAAESGADAASVAQTTDGVVGSDEGRAGGAPVAVTSESADRERTLAMPATRRLAEELGVDLNAVPASEEREGEPFVTPEDVRAFAERGGEAAAEGAAESVADASATTESEADATTAASTAEADTSADVASGGGEADLSDRPGERVPYRGVRRTIGEQMAQSKYTAPHVSHHDEFDATDLVSLREELDAAAGEDVKLTYLPLVVKAITAALKEYPYLNASLDEEAEEIVLHDEYNVGIAVATDAGLMVPVVDDADEKGLKQLAREIDDLATRARNRKIKPEEMQGGTFTITNIGVIGGEYSSPIINHPEAAIFAMGPIKKRPWVVDDEVVARTTMRFSMSVDHRLVDGADAARFSNRVKELLADPTRLLLE; encoded by the coding sequence ATGGTAGAACGCACCTTCGAGTTGCCGGACCTCGGCGAGGGGATCGCCGAGGGCGAACTCGTCTCCTGGCTCGTCGCGGCCGGAGACGCCGTCGAGGAAGACCAGGTCATCGCCGAGGTCGAGACCGACAAGGCGCTCGTAGAGATCCCGAGCCGGTACGACGGGGTCGTGACCGAACTCCACTACGACGAGGGCGAGACCGTCCCCGTCGACGCGACGTTCGTGACCTTCGAGGTCGACGAGGGCGAGGGAGCGGCCGGGACCGCCGACGCCGAGAGCGAGGCCGAAGCGGCGGCCGAGTCGTCGACGACAGACGCCGACGAGACGGCCGAATCCGCAGGCGGTGACGCCGCCGCGGAGGCAGACGCACAAACAGCCGCGGACGCGGAACCGGAATCGACCGCCGGGGACGAGGAGCCCTCTGTCCCGAGCGGCCGCGTGTTCGCGTCCCCGAGCACGCGCTCGCTCGCCCGGGAGCTCGGCGTCGACATCGGCCGCGTCGAGGGCACCGGGCCGGGCGGTCGCGTGACCGCGTCGGACGTTCGAGCGCACGCCGAGGGCGAGGCCGAAGCGAGCGGGACAGCGGCGACGGCCGGAGCGAGCGCGGCCGAATCGGGCGCCGACGCGGCGAGCGTCGCGCAGACAACAGACGGCGTCGTCGGGAGCGACGAGGGACGAGCCGGCGGAGCGCCGGTCGCCGTCACGAGCGAGAGCGCCGACCGCGAGCGGACGCTGGCGATGCCGGCCACGCGGCGCCTGGCCGAGGAACTCGGCGTCGATCTGAACGCCGTGCCCGCCAGCGAGGAGCGGGAGGGCGAGCCGTTCGTGACGCCCGAGGACGTCCGGGCCTTCGCCGAGCGCGGGGGGGAAGCGGCGGCCGAGGGCGCGGCTGAATCGGTCGCCGACGCGTCGGCGACGACCGAATCCGAAGCGGACGCGACGACCGCGGCGTCGACGGCGGAAGCGGATACCTCGGCCGACGTCGCGAGCGGGGGCGGCGAGGCGGACCTCTCGGACCGCCCCGGCGAGCGTGTCCCCTACCGCGGCGTCCGGCGGACGATCGGCGAGCAGATGGCCCAGTCGAAGTACACCGCGCCGCACGTCTCCCACCACGACGAGTTCGACGCGACCGATCTGGTCTCGCTGCGCGAGGAACTCGACGCGGCCGCCGGCGAGGACGTGAAGCTCACCTACCTCCCGCTCGTCGTGAAGGCGATCACCGCGGCGCTCAAGGAGTACCCGTACCTCAACGCCAGCCTCGACGAGGAGGCCGAAGAGATCGTCCTCCACGACGAGTACAACGTCGGCATCGCGGTCGCGACCGACGCCGGGCTGATGGTCCCCGTCGTCGACGACGCCGACGAGAAGGGGCTCAAGCAGCTGGCCCGCGAGATCGACGACCTCGCGACGCGGGCCCGAAATCGGAAGATCAAGCCCGAGGAGATGCAGGGCGGGACGTTCACCATCACGAACATCGGCGTCATCGGCGGCGAGTACTCCTCGCCGATCATCAATCACCCCGAGGCCGCCATCTTCGCGATGGGCCCGATCAAGAAGCGCCCGTGGGTCGTCGACGACGAGGTCGTCGCGCGGACCACGATGCGATTCTCGATGTCGGTCGATCACCGCCTCGTCGACGGCGCCGACGCCGCGCGGTTCTCGAACCGCGTGAAGGAACTGCTGGCGGACCCGACGCGGCTCCTCCTGGAGTAG